The window TGATGTCAGAAAACCACCTTACTTGTGGGCGCGACGTTCTATTTTTAGTTTAAATTGCGCTAACATTATGGTTACCGAGGTTTTTCTACCTGATTTGCTCATTGAAGGTTGAGAAGAAAATTAAAATGCCGGTCATGCTAAAGTAGAAGTGACTAGGGAAGAGTTAGGTCATCAAACTATGAATATACAAAATATCATCAAGAAACTAGACGCCTATGAACGCCTAATGCGTTTAGATAAGCCCATCGGTATTTTATTGTTGCTATGGCCAACGCTTTGGGCGTTGCTGATTGCAGGACACGGCAAGCCAGACTGGATTGTCGTATTGATATTTGTCACAGGCACCGTGCTAATGCGCAGCGCAGGTTGTGTGATGAATGATATTGCCGATAGTGAATATGATGGCTTGGTCGAGCGTACGCGTCATCGACCTTTAGTGAATCATGAAGTGAGCAAAAAAGAAGCCTATTTCTTGGCAGCGGGTTTAAGCTTAGTTGCGTTTGGTTTGGTATGTACGCTCAATACATTAACGATTAAATTATCCATGCTAGCCTTATTCTTGGCGGCAAGTTACCCTTTTACCAAGCGATTTTTTGCGATTCCACAGGCCTATTTAGGCATTGCTTTTGGCGCAGGAATCCCAATGGCATTCGCCGCAATTTTGGGCTATGTGCCGCCAGTGGCGTGGCTGTTATTGTTAGCCAACGTATTTTGGGCGGTTGCTTATGACACTGAATATGCCATGGTAGATAGAGATGACGATTTAAAAATTGGTATTAAATCTTCTGCCATTACCTTTGGTAAGTTTGACGTAGTGATAGTGATGATTTGTTATGCGCTCACATTGCTCATACTTGTGATTTGTGGCATTTGGTTAATCATGGGATACGCCTACTATATTGGCTTAATAGCCGCAGCGGCAGTGGCTATTTACCATTATTATTTGATACGAGCACGTGAAAAAACCAACTGCTTTAAAGCTTTTCTACATAACAATTGGTTTGGTTTTGCCGTGTTTGCAGGCTTGGGTGTGCAGTACTTAGTAAAATAATTACTTGTTGGCTTTGGGCTTTATCTCAGGCTCAATTGTTGGCAAATCCCACTCAATCTCGTTTGATTCAGATTGATTTTTAGCAGAATTAGCTTTGGTTTTGCTCTTCGCTTTGGGCTTATCATCATCTGGAAATTCTAGAGAAAAATCTAGGTGACCGTTTTTATCAGTAGTCACATTCTCGCCGCCACCTAATACAATCTCTTCATTCAGCATATTGGCTTTTTGCTCTGTAGCATACTCAACTTTTTCTGTAGGCAAGCTAAAGTTGATTTCTTCGGCTACAAACAATAGGTCATCATCTTTAGCAATAACGACTTTTTCAGGTATTTCAAACTCTAATGCTTCATCTTTAGTGTTGGGCGCTGGCTGTACTTCATCATGCGGTATCATATTCACTTCATATGACGTTTCATCATTGAATGAATTAAAGTTGGCTTTAGTGCTGAGCTGAGTGTCGTTCAATTCTTCTTTCGGGTCATTACCGATGTCCGTGAGCGGCTCAATATCTGTAAACAGTGCATCATTAAAGCTAGTGTTTTCAATATTAATGGCAGCTACACTCGCTTGATTAGCTTTAGGTGGCCGACTTGCTTGATTCGAATCGGGCGCGTCTGAGCTAGTTCTAAACGTCGTAGGGTTAGCATGCTCCAGATCTTTAGCGATATTTTTCAAGAAGAAAAGATCGTTAAATGCACCTTGATTAAGGCCTTCTCTAGGCTGCGAGCGCTTATTGAAAATTAAGTCATTTAAAAAGCCAACCGCGTAAGGAGAGCCCCAAACGCCTTCTAAGCGCGTGATGATGTGTGGATAGTCTTCTATTGATGAGTCATCTGCAGTCGAATCGCTGTTAAATGTGGCGGCCCTAATATTAAAATGTTTGTTGCATTCAATCACCGCTGAGTCATATTCAGCTTCTGATCCTTCTTTCGACAGCAAATTAAGTAGTTTTAACCAAATTGCAGGGGAATCTTCAGGCGAGTCGCTTAAATGGTTTTGTAGCAACTGAATGGCCAGCGCTGGACGTCCATGCTCAATAAATACATCTGCATCTTCAATGATAGTGCCGTGCTCTTCTTTTTCTGTTTTACTCATAGCTTGAGCGTCAGCAGGATTCAGGTGATGCATAGGAGTTTCATTAAAATTAGGTTCGTCGAAAGATGAAGCCTTTGCATTGTGTGCGTTAAATTCGTTCGCAGAACTCACATTTAGCTTATTTGGGCTGTCATCAGTGTCGTCGGGATATTCATCATCAAACCAAGTATCTTTAATGTGAATTTCACGTTTAGCAAATTTGCGGCGTAGCAATTCAAGAAAAACTAGAGCGACCAGTATTCCGAGCGCTATTTTTAAGTATTTTAACCAATCAAAGCGCTCGTTTTCCTCTTTAGCCATTTGAGCTTCTGTGACTAGTTGTGCATTACGTGATTGCAAGGTGGCAATTTGTTTTTCTAAGTGAGCTAAACGATTGGACATGACTGTCGCTTCATCCATCGTGTCAGTGACAGATTGCACAGCCGCTACTTCATCTGGCCTCGTTACATCGATTTCAGTAGCTAACCTCAGCGACAATCCTGGCTTATCGCTACCCTGAGTCACATTGGTATTGCCTGCGGAAATCACCAAAAATGGTTTATCGGCCGATGATTTGTGTTCACTTACATTTGCATTGACTTTACTTTCTGGACTCGAGCTAGGTTGAGGCGTGGGGCTGGTGATTGGTTTGCCGATATAAGCTTCATTCAGTTTTTCATCAACTGAACTGATCTTCTTGGGTTTCTTTTTCTTAGGAGCTTTTTTTACTACAGCTTGCTCTGGAGTGGCTTCGTCAATTTGCTCTGCTGCTTCGGGCGTAGATGATTTTTTGCTGCTGGTTTGCTGTGATTTGCGATTTTTCTTTTTTGTATCGCTAGAGCTTGGCTCGTTATTAGCGCTGACATCATTAGTACTAGCCTTCTCAGCAGCTGAGATTGGCGCTGGATCGAGAAGTAACACATATTCACGATTTACATTGGGTTCGCAAAGAAATGAAATGCGTAAATTGACAATGGGCTCTGTAATCACATCATTGCTACTAATCGTCAGATGATAGTTGCCATTAACCGCCTTCAGATTGACCGACGCTCTCTTAATAGCAGGCACATCGCCAACATCGGTTGCGCTAAAGCAGCTAGGTTCAGGTGCAGATTCAATATCTGTCACGTTAACTGTAGCAAGAAATTTTTCACCTAAATTAGATTTAAGTTCGGCATCACCCAAACCTAAAGCGAAGCTGAGGTTTGCATAACAACATAATGATAAAAACGTGAAAAATCTCAATTTGTAAGTATGCTTCCAGAAATGTGTACTACTTAGATTAAATCTGAGTATAAAGAACGGCTTTAACTACAAACTTAAATATTATTTTAATATCCTAGCATAAGTCACGTAAAACAATATAATAATGCTGGCTAAAACACCCAAAAGGGTTATACTTTTTCGTATGAAATTCACAGAATATTTCAGTGAAAAAAGCAAATGCTTACTTAGTTCAGTTAACTGAGACTAACTTTAGCTTACTAAATTTCGTTAAATCTAAAATATTTAATAAATTTCATTCATATACTGAACATATTGTTTGACAAAGCACTAGGCTTCAGCATAAAATCCGCCTCTTAATTTTTTTAGCTCATAGTATTGGTTACATGATGAAAACCTTTTCAGCAAAATCACATGAAGTGAAGCGTGACTGGTTTGTGGTAGATGCCACAGACTTAGTGCTAGGCCGTTTGGCTAGTGGCATTGCGCATCGTTTACGTGGAAAACATAAAACTATTTATACACCTCACGTTGATACAGGTGATTATATTGTCGTGATTAATGCCGACAAACTAAAAGTAACTGGTAATAAGGCTGATGGTAAGCTTTACCACAGTCACTCTGGTTACCCAGGTGGTATCAGCACAACAACATTCTCTAAAATGCAAGACAAGTTTCCGGGTCGCGCTTTAGAAAAAGCAGTAAAAGGTATGTTGCCTAAAGGTCCTTTAGGTTATGCAATGATCAAAAAAATGAAAGTTTATGCTGGCGACAAGCATGAACATGCGGCGCAACAACCGCAAACATTGAAAATCTAAGGGTATATAAAGATGATCGGTAAATATAATTATGGTACAGGCCGCCGCAAGAGTTCAGTAGCGCGCGTGTTTTTAAAAACAGGTAAAGGCAACATCGTTGTTAACGATAAACCTGTTGATGAGTATTTCTCACGTGTAACTGCACGTATGATTCTACGTCAACCACTTGAATTGACTAACAACTTAACTAGCTTTGATATCATGGTTAATGTTATCGGTGGTGGTGAATCAGGCCAAGCTGGTGCAGTACGTCACGGTATTACACGTGCTTTGATTGACTTTGATGCTAATTTGAAAAGTGCATTGTCACACGCTGGTTTCGTAACACGTGATGCTCGTGAAGTTGAACGTAAAAAAGTTGGTTTCCGCAAAGCGCGTCGTCGTAAACAATTCTCTAAACGCTAAGCTTTTAATAAGTTTTGGGCGGTTGAGTTACGAAAAGGTCGCTATTGCGACCTTTTTTGTTTTGGTGTTTGCACATAGTTTTGTTATGCTAAGTTTATGATGATGCTCTAAGTGAGTAATAAAAAATTGACGAATAAAAAATTAAAAGTTGGTATCGTTGGCGGCACTGGTTACACGGGCGTAGAACTGTTGCGCCTGTTGAGTATTCATCCCGGTGTTGAGTTAACTGCAATCACGTCGCGTGGTGACGCTGGCTTGCCTGTAGCTGACATGTTTCCGAGTTTACGTGGATATGTAAATTTGAAATTTACAGACCCAGCACAATCAAATTTAACTGAATGTGATGTGGTGTTCTTTGCAACGCCGCATGGCGTGGCGATGAGTCAAGCGCAAGAGTTGTTAGATACGAATGTGAAGGTGATTGATCTAGCTGCAGATTTTCGTCTGCAAGATACGGCAGTTTTTGAAAAATGGTACAAAATGCCACATAGCTGTCCTAATGTCCTTAAAAAAGCAGTGTACGGAATCCCAGAACTGTATCGTGAGCAGATTAAATCTGCACAAGTGATAGGCAACCCTGGCTGCTACCCAACAACTGTATTATTAGGCTTGGCACCGTTATTAGAGCAAGGCTTGATTGATTTTACTGCGCCAATTATTGCTGACTCGAAATCTGGTGTTTCTGGCGCGGGTAGAAAAGCCGAAGTGGCGACTCTGTTTGCTGAATCTAGTGACAATATGAAGGCTTATGGTGTGAGTGGGCATAGGCATCACCCAGAAATTCACGCGCAGTTGATGCAATTGGCGGGTGAAAACGTGCAATTTATTTTTGTGCCGCACTTGATACCGATGATACGCGGTATGCTTTCTACCATTTACGTTAAACTGTCAGCAAAAGCAAAAACACTGGATCTGCAATCCATGTTTGAGCAGCGTTATCAGCACGAGCGTTTTGTCGATGTGTTGCCAGCAGGTGTATTGCCAGAAACGCGTTCAGTTCGTGGTTCGAATCAAATTCGCATTGCGCTGCACAAGCAAGATGAAGCTGGTTA is drawn from Methylotenera versatilis 301 and contains these coding sequences:
- the ubiA gene encoding 4-hydroxybenzoate octaprenyltransferase encodes the protein MNIQNIIKKLDAYERLMRLDKPIGILLLLWPTLWALLIAGHGKPDWIVVLIFVTGTVLMRSAGCVMNDIADSEYDGLVERTRHRPLVNHEVSKKEAYFLAAGLSLVAFGLVCTLNTLTIKLSMLALFLAASYPFTKRFFAIPQAYLGIAFGAGIPMAFAAILGYVPPVAWLLLLANVFWAVAYDTEYAMVDRDDDLKIGIKSSAITFGKFDVVIVMICYALTLLILVICGIWLIMGYAYYIGLIAAAAVAIYHYYLIRAREKTNCFKAFLHNNWFGFAVFAGLGVQYLVK
- a CDS encoding FimV family protein, with translation MRFFTFLSLCCYANLSFALGLGDAELKSNLGEKFLATVNVTDIESAPEPSCFSATDVGDVPAIKRASVNLKAVNGNYHLTISSNDVITEPIVNLRISFLCEPNVNREYVLLLDPAPISAAEKASTNDVSANNEPSSSDTKKKNRKSQQTSSKKSSTPEAAEQIDEATPEQAVVKKAPKKKKPKKISSVDEKLNEAYIGKPITSPTPQPSSSPESKVNANVSEHKSSADKPFLVISAGNTNVTQGSDKPGLSLRLATEIDVTRPDEVAAVQSVTDTMDEATVMSNRLAHLEKQIATLQSRNAQLVTEAQMAKEENERFDWLKYLKIALGILVALVFLELLRRKFAKREIHIKDTWFDDEYPDDTDDSPNKLNVSSANEFNAHNAKASSFDEPNFNETPMHHLNPADAQAMSKTEKEEHGTIIEDADVFIEHGRPALAIQLLQNHLSDSPEDSPAIWLKLLNLLSKEGSEAEYDSAVIECNKHFNIRAATFNSDSTADDSSIEDYPHIITRLEGVWGSPYAVGFLNDLIFNKRSQPREGLNQGAFNDLFFLKNIAKDLEHANPTTFRTSSDAPDSNQASRPPKANQASVAAINIENTSFNDALFTDIEPLTDIGNDPKEELNDTQLSTKANFNSFNDETSYEVNMIPHDEVQPAPNTKDEALEFEIPEKVVIAKDDDLLFVAEEINFSLPTEKVEYATEQKANMLNEEIVLGGGENVTTDKNGHLDFSLEFPDDDKPKAKSKTKANSAKNQSESNEIEWDLPTIEPEIKPKANK
- the rplM gene encoding 50S ribosomal protein L13, which encodes MKTFSAKSHEVKRDWFVVDATDLVLGRLASGIAHRLRGKHKTIYTPHVDTGDYIVVINADKLKVTGNKADGKLYHSHSGYPGGISTTTFSKMQDKFPGRALEKAVKGMLPKGPLGYAMIKKMKVYAGDKHEHAAQQPQTLKI
- the rpsI gene encoding 30S ribosomal protein S9 — its product is MIGKYNYGTGRRKSSVARVFLKTGKGNIVVNDKPVDEYFSRVTARMILRQPLELTNNLTSFDIMVNVIGGGESGQAGAVRHGITRALIDFDANLKSALSHAGFVTRDAREVERKKVGFRKARRRKQFSKR
- the argC gene encoding N-acetyl-gamma-glutamyl-phosphate reductase → MTNKKLKVGIVGGTGYTGVELLRLLSIHPGVELTAITSRGDAGLPVADMFPSLRGYVNLKFTDPAQSNLTECDVVFFATPHGVAMSQAQELLDTNVKVIDLAADFRLQDTAVFEKWYKMPHSCPNVLKKAVYGIPELYREQIKSAQVIGNPGCYPTTVLLGLAPLLEQGLIDFTAPIIADSKSGVSGAGRKAEVATLFAESSDNMKAYGVSGHRHHPEIHAQLMQLAGENVQFIFVPHLIPMIRGMLSTIYVKLSAKAKTLDLQSMFEQRYQHERFVDVLPAGVLPETRSVRGSNQIRIALHKQDEAGYLTLIVVQDNLVKGAAGQAVQNMNIMFDLAENTGLEVVPLLP